The Setaria viridis chromosome 2, Setaria_viridis_v4.0, whole genome shotgun sequence DNA window AAGCAATGAGCACCAGGTATGTTTgtccttttttttaattatgtAGACTACTATGGTTTGCACAATTTAACTAGCCAATGTTCATTATGCAGCTATTTGTGTTTTGTTTAATGTAACTGTATAAGATATTTGTGATTTGTTTATGTGAGTAGATACTTCAAGCCATGCCATTAAGTCTGTTAATGTGGAGTATTCCTGGACACTCAGCTCATTTATTTATTGCGGCATGCATTACATTTGCATTGTTTAATTACTTCCATGCTAGCTTACCTGTTTGTGCTTAGGGAGCAAACTGTTTTGTAGCACGGTCATGTAAACTGACGCCTTCTTTATGCTCTCAGGGAATTGGGTTTCTCAACGATCCACGCAGGTTAAATGTTGCGCTAACTCGTGCACGGTATGGCATAGTTATTCTTGGTAATCCAAAAGTATTGAGCAAACAGCTCCTTTGGAATAGCTTGTTGACGCATTACAAGGTAAGCTTTCCTTTCCTACATTTGGATGCTGATTTAGGATGGTTGGTGTTGTTTCTTTTGCCTGTGAAGTGTGGCAATTTATTAACACTTGGGATATGTGAACAGTATGATGAGTAACTTTATCAACTATGTTACATTGTGTTGTTTTGAGCTTCACACACATTTTTTGTGTATTTAGGAGCATGAGTGTTTAGTAGAAGGACCTTTAAACAACTTAAAGCAGAGTATGGTGCAATTTCAGAAGCCAAAAAAGGTGAACCTTTTTTCCCCCAGATTACTGCTGTGATGCATCCTGACATGTTTGTTTTCCTCTCTCACCAATGCTATTTTGGTAACTATAGATCTATAATGAGCGGAGGTTGTTCCTGGGCGGTGGTCAAGGTGTTATGCAGGGAGCCAACTTTGGGGCTGGGGCCAGCCCAGCAGGAGATAAGAGAAGTGGTAGGGGGAAAGGTATGTACAGTTTATACATTcatgttgttttttttccataaaAAGTTACCTTTCAACCTCTGACAACCCTCCCCCTTCTTCAGGACAATCATTTGTTCCTTATGGCCCACCAAATGGAGTTCATAAGCCTGGTGTGCACCCGGCAGGCTATGCTGTACCTCGTATGCCTTTTCCTCCATTTCCTGGGGCTCCACATTCTCAACCATATGCAATTCCAACCCGGGGATTGCATGGGCCCATTGGAGCTGTTCCGCCGGTGCCTCAACCTGGAAGTAGAAATTTTGGGGCACCTCGTTCCAACACGGGTGGTCCTATTGGTGGTCATCTTGCTCATCAACAGAACTCTCAGCAGGCTATGGGTGGCATAGGGTCAAATTTTAACTATGCTGGCTTGGAGAATCCTAGCAGTCAGCCTTCTGGTGGAGCCCAAATGTCCCAAACTGGATTAATGACACAGGTTTGCTTGTTTCTATTGTATAATACTGGAAATAATAGCAGTCACATAGTAATATTTTCCTTTTAAACTTAGATGCCTGTCCAAGGACTCAGTCAAACATTCCGTGATGGTTTTTCCATTGGTGGCATGTCTCAGGTACTGGCAATAAATGATGCCTGACATTACTATCTTATTGTCCTCTCTGTTGACGCAATACTTATTTGTTGGTTTGCTAGGACTTCTTCGGAGATGATTTCAAGAGCCAAGGATCTCATGTGCCATACAACATTGCAGATTTCTCTACCCAGGTTTATATACTTGTCATCACATGCAATTTTTATCATTTCTGTATTCATATACGTCTCCTGAATGGCTTTGGGAAATTTAAATAACCAGTTATGTAATTGTTATGAAGTTTAGCTCTTTTTTGGGCTTATAAAAGTTTCCATTTGCAGGCTTCTCAAGGTGGTGGTTATGGTGTTGAGTTTACTCAAGCACCCCAATCTGGATACACTGGAAATTATATGAACCAAAATGCACATCCAGGATACTCCCATATTGGTACAACCAATGACATTGTATCTCAGGTCTGTTCCTTGATATGAGTTCATAACCATTATGTTGAgtaaccttttctttttaagcATGTTGTCCCTTGCACATGTATGCTCCTAAGCCTGTTGATATGATCCAGGATCACATGGCCCATGGATCTCATGGAATGTTTACACAAGCGGGATATAATGATCCCTCTCAAGATGAGTCATCTCAGATGCATTACGGAATGGCTTCTGCTGGCCCCCTCCAGTCACAGGTGGTTTGTCTCCCTATATCTGCATAGATTGTTTCCTTCACTGACCTGAGAAGTTGTAGCAGACATAACTAGTATTGTGTTTTTGCAGAGCATGATGAACCCCCTATACTCTCAATCCTATGCCCACTATAACACCCAACCACAGTCTCTTCAACCTCCTCCGCAGTGATAGTGAAAGCTTGTGATTGGCTGAAGCCGCATTTTGGAAGTTTTGTGGGTTTCATCTTTGGCCCACAGGTTGTGCCCCCTTCTGCACTACGGAATTGATGGTGCATAGACATCAGATGCAAGCAACAAGAACAAGCATATCATGACACGCTATGTGTTGGATATTTGTCGGGGCAGGCTTGTACAAGATGGCTATGGCTATTGATCAACGGCCAGTGCTGATGAGCACAAGGATTGCAGCGTATCTCATACTTGATCGTTGTAGGTCACTACGCGATTTGACAACAAGAGGTGTCATTGTGCATCGAGAGAGGTTGATGGTGCTAGCCTCATCCCTCACCTGTATAGAAAGGCAATCAGGGCCTATAGTGGTATGATGTGAATATTCCAGGGTTTGCTGCCATCAAAAGTCAGGGTGCAGCAGTTGCATGCCTCCATGGTACCACGAAGGCGCCTGCAGAGTGGCTTTGTATAGAGGTGCTATAGGTGGGGTGGCCAACCCTTTTGGATATTGCACATGGCCAAGATATTTTTACCTTTACATTATGTATGCATTCGATATAGTTTTGATGTTTATGCCACAGAAATGATCAGGTGATCTTGGCGAAAGTAGAGTTTGTGATGATTGGGAATTGGGAGTATTTTGTGTAAACTTTCTTTGATCGCCTTATCTTGTGTGGGACGGATGGATCGATCTGGGGTTTACTTCTATAATTTGGATAGCTCTGAGAAATGCTTTGATCATGCCTTGTTGCATTTGATATTTGTTCCTGTATCTTTAAGCAAGTGGCAATTTTTTGAGAGGCCAATTCTGGAATAAAATGTGTGTTTTATAGGTGTTGGGCTATTCAAATTGGATTGGGGAAATGGCAACTCTGCTGGATTTCTATGTAAGCCAAGCATAGTAGGAATAATGGTCTGGGAACAGTATTTGCAATGATGTGAAGTGGAAATAAAGAGGGCTCCAGAGTAGGGCAACAATCCTCTATGCAAATGGCCCATGTTATAATGGTTTATCAAGATTTTTTGAGACCTTATCAAGATAGTTTGGAGTAAAGATGCGCGTTTTAAACCTGTAGGGATTGTTTGATATTTGAACGTGTGGAGATGTGCAACGGATTACCCAGATAGTTTGTAGTGAAGAGATGTGCATAAACCTGCAGGGACTGTTTCAAAATTGAACGTAGCGAAACCTAGTGATAAAGCGGCCTCATCTAAAAAGGTCATGGGGATAACGGTTCTGATGCTTTACATGTCCATGTATAGGCCATGTTTTGTACTTAAAGATGGTTTTTATACCTCAACTAGTTTAGCTCTCCCTTTTATCCCAGCGAGGAGCCATTTGTATCGTGTTGTTTCTATAGATCATCTCGCAAAATATTATACTATTTGAGAAAGATAATGGGTTTGTCACGTAAATTGTCCCCAGGATAGCATCGATAGATGTACAAAATCACCTGATAATGGCgcaaaatgttgaaaagaaagAGGTTATTACATAAAAAAAGAAAGTCTCAATCTGAGCACCGAGCACAGCCCAGTCCAAATCCGAATTCATCTGGGGGGTCGAGACGTCGAGCACGAGCAGAGCAGCCCAGCCCAATAGCAGCTCTCCCACCCCACCACCCCTCCTCACTCTCTCCAAATCGCCCGCACCCAGTCCCCGCGGCCGCATCCGTCGAATCCTCGAGGGCAACGACGCGaggcgaggagagagagagagagagagagagaggaaaaagagaggggtagagagagagaaaaatgctgcgccacgccgcccgccgtctcgtctcccgcgccgccgtggcgcccaccgcccgccgggcGCTCGCCACGGCGGAGGTGcctgcggcggccgccgaggaCTCCACGTTCGTGGAGGCGTGGAAGAAGGTCGCTCCCAACATCGAGCCCCCCTCGACGCCCATGTCCCTGATGCAGCCGCGCCCGCCCACGCCGGCCACCATCCCCACCAAGCTCACCGTCAACTTCGTCCTCCCCTACAAGTCCGAGATCGCCAACAAGGAGGTATACCcatccgccgccccccgcccatCCGCCATTTCTGGTCCCAGATCTGTGTGTTCGGGGCTTCGCGCGTTTCTAGGGTTTCTGGTCTGCAAGATCTGGGGGTCAGTCTGGCCTATGGGGGCGATATTTTGAGGAGACATGCCCCCGCCTTGATCTGGTTCACACGGGGTGATGTGAACCTCCGTCTGGGTCGTCGTGTTTTGGTTAGCGGCTGTGGGTTCGATGTGAGGTGGTACGATGAGTGCTTTTAGTTTTAGCTGGCGTTTTCGTTGAGGTCAAATGTTTGTGATGCGATCAATGTTCACATGATCCTACTGGATTTCTCATTGAGAGTGGTTGTTAGAAAATAATCAGGTATTTCGTTATCGTTATCAGCAGTATTGTTCGGCTGCCACTGGCAGGTTGAACTGACATTCTTGGATTGGTCAATGTGGTGTAGGCCTCCGGATAAATGGTGTTGGTTGGCTTTGGTCACTTAACTGATGAGTAGAAGTTACAGCATTTGACTTCTCTGCTTGCAAGTAGTTTTTTCTGATAATGGTTTCGATTATTTTGCTGTTTAGTGGATGTACGTGAGTTGCTGCAATATTAGAGCATCCTTATTGAACATTTTTAAGCCGCCAAAATACATATCCCTGCCTGATTAGCTTCCTTTTATacaatttcttctttttgtttcctGTGACTGATGATTTTGTCTCTCCTCATTTGGGGTACCTTGCGGAGTTTTCTTTCACCATGTCACTACCTAATCACAGTGTCTGTATAGTTAAAGTTTTATTTATAACTAGCTTGATGCATTGACTGTAATCCTATTATGTGTTCTGCTCCCTTTTTTGTTATACTGGTCTCTACAGTGTTATGCCTGCTGTTTCATGTTTGGTTAACAGTTCTCTTTAGTTATTTAATTGAAATGGTGAATCAAGGGCAAGTGACCTAGATTTAGACCAATCCTTATCATGTAACTGTGCGTGTCTTGTGGTGCTTTTGTATCTTGAACAAGGTTACCACTTTGACAACATTTAGTATTTGATGTCAATATCTTTGGTTTAGTTACCCGGATTGAGAAGTTCATCATTTTGAAGGTCCATGCCACAAAACTCTCTTAGTCTGGTCTTGTGGCATGAATAGTTGTTTGTTCTTGTCATGAATAGACCAAGTAAATAAATGTAGCTTGCTGCCCTCAATGGCTTTGCCTCAtggttcttgttcttgttgagAATAGACCAAGTAGTGGTTTAATTTGTTCAATGTAGTTTCTTATCAGTAAAGGTAGCTTGCTGGTATCAATCACTTTGTCCTTTCATCTATTCTTATGTATTTACCATGATATGCCACCAACTACTTGCTCTAAGTATCATGCTTTATGATACAGTCTCCTCAAACTGCTTCTTGTGGTTATTTGTGAACTTATTGTCCAGAAGGGTGATCCAAGTATAATCCAAGGGTTTGTTTAAGCTGAATCCACAGGGAAATTTTTGCGTCAAGATCATTTTGCACTGCTTATTTGCGTCATGTGTCATGTAAACCTCTGCCAAAATGTAACTCACTACATTATGATGTTTGGTGTATAGATTTCAGGATTTGTTCTCTACCGTCATGTTTTGCCATTACTATTTGTCTAACGACGAATTGGTTTCTGGTTTACATTGCTTTCTTGTGTCGTTATAATATGGCTAAGGTGCCATTTCCCATCGGTATAAATTATCTGACAACTGTTTTCTGATTTTCTCTTTGGTTGCATTACATTGACGTGGCTCTGTTTTCACTTGTTTTCAGGTTGACATGGTGATTGTACCAGCTACAACTGGTCAGATGGGTGTTTTGCCAGGCCATGTTGCCACAATCGCCGAGCTCAAGCCTGGTGTTCTCTCGGTACATGAGGGGAACGATGTGACCAAGTACTTTGTGAGCAGTGGGTTTGCATTCGTCCATGCAAACTCCATAGCTGACATTGTAGCTGTTGAGGCTGTCCCTGTGGATCAGATCGACCCAGCCTTGGTCCAGAAGGGTCTCTCTGAATTCACTGCCAAGCTTGGGTCAGCCTCAACTGACTTGGAGAAGGCTGAGGCTCAGATCGGAGTCGATGTCCACAGTGCACTCAATGCTGCATTGACTGGTTAATTGATGACAGAATGTGAGTTGGAAGTTTGCAAACTCATGGATGTGGGATGGAGGGAATGATTCTTAAATAAATTATACTCCATCTAAATCATGGACTTCTGTTTCTTCTTTTTACTTGAATCCTGCATGGATTTGTTTTTGTACTGGTGAATATTTTTCCTCTGAGCTCAAGACCtggtgatgatttcaattttcatTGAGTTGGGCCTTGAATCAGAAGAAATAGATGTGCCATACTGCCATTCCGTAGCTCCATTAAAATGTCAAATATTACTATGTTTACTTTTAAGAGCAATATAAACTACGGTTCGGTTGCTTCCTGTGAATTGTGGTGCTTTGGTTCTGGTTGAGTAAAATTTCGGATTTTCAATGTTCTGCAAAATCAGCACACCAAGTTGCTTGTTGTGTGGTGCGGTAAGATTGTCCGATGTCAAGACTACAAATCTCCAACTTGTTACAGTTGCAAATTCAATGCACGACTAGTTTTAATTGGCATGTTAAAAAATACAAATAGCCAATGAAAATATCAGGCCTAGTTACGCCAACTATCACATCACAGACCGCAACGTCGGCCCGCGCTGCAAATAATCGAGCTTTCTCCCCCGGAGTACGTTGTAATTGAGGCCGGGCTTGAGAAATTCTTAGGCCTGCTTTGGATTATaatttcttgtttcttttgtaattttttatttataagtctTGCCACGCCTGCAACCAAACACTCGTGTTCGTTAGAGCACATTCCGACAGTCACACCTTGGCACCTTGCTTAAATTTTAATCATCACAGACGCCAAACAAATGACCACCCTGTTTGCGTGGTACTCCCTCGTCACTTTAACTTTCGTAGATTtgtaaatattattatacataaACATAGGGCATATCTGATTCCTCCCAACAAAAAAAAGGCGTATCTAAACAAATGaccaaattataaatcgttttAACTTTCctaaattcataaatattattatgtataGATATAGGGCATATCTAAACAAATGACCTTACCCTATTTGTGTGGTACTCCATCTATCCCAAATTACCatctatcccaaattataggtcatttttgATTTCCTAGAGTCGTAGATATCATTATGCGTAGACATAAGGTATATCTAAGTACGtaacaaaatctataaatttaaaagaactaaaaacaacctataatttaggatagaGTGTATAATTTGGGACAGTGTAGTAACCAAACCTTGCCACTGATGTGGCTGTGGGCCAAACAGACGCCAAGCTCAATCAAGCATGGCTAACCAAAAAAGACCAGCCTTAGTTAGCCAACGAATAAGAGACCAGCAAAAGAAAATGGTGCACCCTTCACAACTCAGGTGAAGTTCGTAAAATACCAACTCAGACTATCTTATGAGAACCAAACAGGTAATAGTAGCTAGAACTAGATAACGATTTCCAGCGCGAGGCCCCAAATAGCGCCCATAATCATAGGAGGTCTTGGTTTACTAATCAAAGAACAACTGCAGTTAGGTTACAACAACATTGGATGTCCTTAGAGCTACATTCAAATGTTGGATAGGCGTGCCAGCCTAGGTACAAGTGTGAGGCAGCAAGATAGTATTTACCGATCCGCTGATCTGCCAATGGTGCTCTTATATATGTCTTCAAGGGTCTCTAGACCTTGCAAAACTCCCGCCTCCCCCCGGCGTCATGCTGCGTCTTTGTGGAGCTTTAATAGCCTGATACACAAGGTTTCATGGCTTGTGGAGCTTGAAGCCGAAGACACGAGGAACATAGCGCTGTGAGGGCTTCTGGGGCTTGAGGTGCTCGTACGTCATCAGGAACAGATGGGGGAATGTCGTCCCAAAGTATGCACCATCAATATCTGAACAAGGTTAAGAAAATAGCAGAATATAACAAAATGGCAATATTCTGCAACTTTGGAGCCACAATAGCACAGAAGCGAGTTAGCAGACCCCAATGTACTAAACAATATTGATCTATCAGAGTTCAAAAAACATAGCGATTGCTGA harbors:
- the LOC117844905 gene encoding ATP synthase subunit delta', mitochondrial produces the protein MLRHAARRLVSRAAVAPTARRALATAEVPAAAAEDSTFVEAWKKVAPNIEPPSTPMSLMQPRPPTPATIPTKLTVNFVLPYKSEIANKEVDMVIVPATTGQMGVLPGHVATIAELKPGVLSVHEGNDVTKYFVSSGFAFVHANSIADIVAVEAVPVDQIDPALVQKGLSEFTAKLGSASTDLEKAEAQIGVDVHSALNAALTG